The genomic segment AGTGTGATGAAAACACAGTGAACATTAAACATGCAGAACTTGTTAAATGGTTCCGtacatctaaaatataaaattaaatgaattttttaaaggtgtGGATGGGTTAGTCTCATAGATGATAAATCCAGATTGGAATCTTTAAAGACAAATCAAGGTTTTGAGGGCAGAACACACTGCTGTTCAGCTATTGCTCAATGCACCAGGGTGGAGAGATCACCCCACCCTATTTGATTCTATATGTCCAGGGAATTTAGAATGGGGGTTCAGTGAAGCTAGTCATTCTCTACTGGTCTTTTGAACAGAGGTGAAAAGGGTAAACACCCTCACAGAGGACAATTCCTTTGCCCTTCCACACCGTGTTAGTCACCAGTTCCCAGAGCCTCCTTCAGGTCTGGCCCGGACTGTGGTCCTCCTTTGGGACCTTGTTAGGGGCATGCAGGAACAGCGGCACGGCCCTTACAGACTGTGATCACGTTCACAACCTATATTTGAATTGTACTATATTTTCATCGCTACTGGGGAAAAGGCCAAGTGGAAAAATGTGTGCTGTTCTAAATATAGCACCTACCTCTCTATACCTGCTAGATTTAGGTTGAAGCTTTGAGGGCACAGCCTGGACAGTCACCTCCAGTGAAGGGCTTTGGCAGGCTTCAGTAATAGAACAGACTACCGCTACTTTGGAGCAGGACGGGAAGGACAACGTTGGCAGGCCTCGGGATCCAGCCTGGGGCTCACGTTACCTGTGTGAGATGTGAGTCGCATTGCGCGCTAGTGGTGGGTTATTACAGCTTCACGGGAAGGTGAGAAACCCAAGATGGAAGGCCCTGACCCACCTTCTTCTTAGCACATGTTAGATGCAGGCGCTCATAAATGCTTATAAATGAGTGAATGCacaagtgagtgagtgaatgggtgCACGGGTGCGATGCTTTCAAGCTGGGTGCAGGGAGATGGGGTGTGGGGAGCCACTGCGGTTGATTTGCACCCCCACTGACTTCTTCTCCCCGCTGGCCCTTCGCGCGTGCACGCGAGCGCGCACACCCGGGGCAGGAATGCAGGGGCCCGGAGAGTCTGCGGCCAGGGGAGCGAGCAAAGCCGAGGACGCGCCGGAGGGGCGCGGCAGAAAAGGCccccggggcagggggaggagccagTGAGGGGGCTGGAGGCGCGGGGAGCGGCGGGAACGCGACGAGCCGAGGTAGGGGGCGGAGCTACAAGGCGTGTCGGGAACGCGGCTCGCGGGAGGGTGCGGAGCTACGGGGGCGCGCCGGGCGGAAGGGGTAGGGGAGGGCGGTCCTGGGCGACGCGTCCCGGCCCTGGCACGTACAATGGCCCGAGCGGGCGGCGGAGCTGGAGCCCCACCCAGTGCGGAGCGCGCCGCGGGCCGCGCTGGAGGCTGAGCGCCTCGCCCGTCGAGCGCGCCGGCGCCGGGCCATGTACTCGGGAAACCGTAGCGGCGGCCAGGGCCACTGGGAGGGCGGCGGGGCCGCGGGCGCCGAGGGGCCGGGAGCGGCGGGGACACTCAGCCCCGCGCCTCTCTTCAGCCCGGGCGCGTACGAGCGCCTGGCGCTGCTACTCGGCTCCATCGGGCTGCTGGGCGTCGGCAACAACCTGCTGGTGCTCGTCCTCTACTACAAGTTCCAGCGGCTTCGCACTCCCACCCACCTCTTGCTGGTCAACATCAGCCTCAGCGACCTGCTGGTTTCCCTCTTCGGGGTCACCTTTACCTTCGTGTCCTGCCTGAGGAACGGCTGGGTCTGGGACACCGTGGGCTGCGTGTGGGACGGGTTTAGCAGCAGCCTCTTCGGTGAGTTGGGCTGGGAGGAGAAAGCATTCTCCCCTCCGCCAACTTCCATTCCCTGCATTGCCACCATCTCTGTGCGTCCCCTTGCCACCCAGCCCACTCTCAGCTCCTCATCTCCAACCCGCCCTGCAGCTCAGCGCCCGCGCCAGTCTCGCCTCCTCTCGTCAACCCCAAGCTGCatggctttccttcctctttgctTCACCTCCTCTCGCCCCACGGCGGCCTCGGCGCTGTCCCTGTGGCCACTTCTCTCCCCGCAGCCGACCCTAAACCCCAGCCCGGCTTTGGCCCCAGTTCCTCCCTGACTCCCTCCATCCGCTGTCCAGTTCGTCTCATTTCTGTTTTCACCCCCTAATACAATTCAACAGGGCACGAAACAGCGGCTTTACACTTTGAGGAAAGAAACGAGGGGCTGTAGAGTCAACAGATTCAAGAAAACGAGTAACTAACTCATGAAGGCTGGAGAGGGTGATGAGAAGAGATTTAATTCAATGCTCTTTGTAGCAGAGTGGcagtgtgtgtgatttttttctttaattttgctcATTAGCAGATGTAAACCTTTGAATGCTTCCTAGGAAGTGAAAGAGCTTCATTCGGGTCCTCAGAATGCAAATCGGCATGTGGCCTTATAAGCTATTTCTACTGTATTTTCCTCCTTAGTGGTTCCAGCACACTGAAATCTGAGGTGAGATTACAGCTGGCTCAGAGAATCCCACCCTAGATGGACAAATAACTAGCTGTGCAGCCAGTAGATTTCATTAAAGTAGAATTTGATTGTTAATTGAACATTTATTTCAACAATACTCCTAATCCTGTGGACGATTCAAGTCTCCCTAAGACTTGACATTTTGAAGGATGATCATTTTGAAGGATGTATCATTGAAGATGTGATTTTCTAAGCTTGGGAATTATCTTTCTGTGTGTGCTCCAGGAATTTCATTGACACAAGATGTGAAATAGGAATGTGTATTTCTCAGGTCTTAaagttccttgaaaaaaaaaaagtgaaatatattgATAATTTATTACTGCTTTTATCTTGGCAGGTTTTTAAGAACAAAATCTTTGTAGCATTATCAGAAATTGTCTTATTCCCCCAACCTCCTATGTTGTGGCAAACCCAAATATTAtgatatttgttataattaacTTTTTGGTGttctaaaggaaacaaaattgtcATAGaaatcatgatttcatttatttgattgaCTTAATGGTTCCAATAGTCTAATACTACTTTCCCCCCGTCAATAAGCAATCTGAGAGTTTTATTTATACAAAGATTTGAAACTTGGGAGGGGGCCTTAAGTGTATGTAGGTGGTGATATAGATGGCTATGTGCTTATACAcgttatattaatttaaaatacctGTCAGGCAATTTTTTAGGCAGGGCTAAGCTTTCATTTAAGGAGGATGATTGAAGTTTAAACCCAAAGTGTCATCAGTAATGCTCCCTGGGCTGGGCAACAGGTGTTTGATCACAGACATGAAAGTTCGTATTTCCAAGAAGTAAGTGCTTTTTCTGTGCTGGACAGTTCTGTTTCTATTTGGACTCTGGGCCTGGGGGTTTAAAAACAAGGGTATGTTGAGTTCTTTATTAGTACCAGCATTCacccccttcctcatctcttgccTCTGTGACCTCATTCTGCTGCTGCGTCTCCTTCCATTGCTTTTTCCTCCTTCAGTTCTTCCTGCTCAGGTCCGATCCTAGTCAGAAGGGATTTTCTAAGACTTCTAGAAACGTTCACCACACACGCTGTTTCGCCTGAAGACTGCTCTGTTGCTCTGGGCATATAGT from the Halichoerus grypus chromosome 7, mHalGry1.hap1.1, whole genome shotgun sequence genome contains:
- the OPN3 gene encoding opsin-3 isoform X2 — translated: MYSGNRSGGQGHWEGGGAAGAEGPGAAGTLSPAPLFSPGAYERLALLLGSIGLLGVGNNLLVLVLYYKFQRLRTPTHLLLVNISLSDLLVSLFGVTFTFVSCLRNGWVWDTVGCVWDGFSSSLFEKSSGHKCMCNAF